In the Geobacter sp. FeAm09 genome, one interval contains:
- a CDS encoding DUF4388 domain-containing protein — MADTISGFQGAVVGLSLTDVIQLKGHNKYTGGITIEYGEQKGAIYFADGEIIHAELGPEIGEEAIYRIIKWPGGIFNIHPEMTSNVCTIHYRTDYLLLEALRRMDEENAGAPGSGGESAPAVAPRRTMSKVAARLQDIEAVTYAVLLDKAGNPLQDNSIEAVALAAKGLFLATTGNRFGELLGLGEIKAAAVQTKQYHLLMYDSKQHYLSIAVKPEANLESVEREIRAVLIPGK; from the coding sequence ATGGCTGATACGATAAGCGGTTTCCAAGGCGCCGTGGTGGGTCTTTCCCTTACGGACGTCATCCAGCTCAAGGGACACAACAAGTATACCGGCGGCATCACGATCGAATACGGTGAGCAAAAAGGGGCCATCTATTTCGCCGACGGCGAGATCATCCATGCCGAACTGGGGCCGGAGATCGGCGAGGAGGCCATCTACCGGATTATCAAGTGGCCGGGCGGCATCTTCAATATCCACCCCGAAATGACCTCCAACGTCTGCACGATCCACTACCGCACCGATTACCTGCTGCTCGAAGCCCTGCGCCGCATGGATGAAGAAAACGCCGGAGCGCCCGGATCAGGCGGCGAATCGGCCCCGGCAGTGGCCCCGCGGCGGACCATGAGCAAGGTCGCGGCGCGGCTCCAGGACATTGAGGCGGTCACGTACGCGGTGCTGCTGGACAAAGCAGGCAACCCGCTCCAGGATAACAGCATCGAAGCCGTGGCCCTGGCCGCCAAGGGACTCTTCCTGGCCACCACCGGCAACCGTTTCGGTGAGCTTCTGGGGCTGGGAGAGATCAAGGCGGCGGCCGTGCAGACGAAGCAGTATCACCTGCTGATGTACGACTCCAAACAACATTATCTCAGCATCGCCGTCAAACCGGAAGCCAACCTGGAGAGTGTGGAGAGAGAGATCAGGGCGGTATTGATCCCCGGCAAGTAG
- a CDS encoding roadblock/LC7 domain-containing protein has protein sequence MQDILQHINSVEGVIGSAVFGGRGEVLAHAFPSLIDAESLKKTAALSLECTYGLQIEQNLDILDLRYADGRILVKAFPGAMLCLLCAKNINLQVLFITLNLAVKKLESLLPKQGEPTAAVRQTDAPADQGGAAAALRLRISHLANKEASSSFDSFGMVAISQPTSKYIGDFYKAPFKKLRLVNEAAGTSGTFPVMVMNDMGQQYDGTIIVGPGIEKKLKVSDGDKIEVALG, from the coding sequence ATGCAGGATATCTTGCAGCATATCAACAGTGTCGAGGGGGTTATCGGCAGCGCCGTTTTCGGCGGCAGGGGCGAGGTCCTCGCCCACGCCTTTCCCTCGCTGATCGATGCTGAATCCCTCAAAAAAACGGCGGCCCTGTCGCTGGAGTGCACCTACGGGCTGCAGATCGAACAGAACCTCGATATCCTGGACCTGCGCTACGCCGATGGCCGCATCCTGGTGAAGGCCTTTCCCGGGGCCATGCTCTGCCTTCTGTGCGCCAAGAATATCAATCTCCAGGTTCTGTTCATCACCCTCAACCTGGCGGTCAAGAAACTGGAATCGCTTCTGCCCAAGCAGGGCGAGCCCACGGCGGCGGTGCGGCAGACCGACGCCCCGGCTGACCAGGGAGGGGCGGCCGCCGCCCTGAGGCTGCGCATCAGCCACCTTGCGAACAAGGAGGCCAGCAGCAGCTTCGATTCGTTCGGCATGGTCGCCATCAGTCAGCCCACCTCCAAGTATATCGGCGATTTCTACAAGGCGCCGTTCAAAAAGCTCAGGCTGGTCAACGAGGCTGCGGGCACGAGCGGGACATTCCCGGTCATGGTCATGAACGACATGGGGCAGCAGTACGACGGCACGATCATCGTCGGACCGGGGATCGAAAAGAAGCTCAAGGTGAGCGACGGGGACAAGATCGAGGTGGCGCTCGGCTGA